The genomic interval CTCCTGGCAGGTTTAACGAGCGAGTCTTTAAGGTATTCATTTTGCACTCTTAGCTGACATTTGTTGCTATATATTGGGGTTCTATCATGATGATGAGCTGCATTTCTGTGATTGAGTTTTTCATTTGTTGAACTTTTGTTTGATTCTACACACAATGCTCTGGTTCTGTGTTTGTAATTGGTTTCCTTTGTCTGAAATTTTATGACAATGTCTGTTTTAGAAAGCGATGAAGTGATTCTGCAAGGGTAGAAAGGTTCCATTGGCCAAAGAATGCAGAGCTTGGGTGCTTCCACCGACATAAGAACTGTGTCGGTAGTTATAAAACAATATGGAATTACTTTATAAATTGCATAATGTGCTTGGAAAAGGAACAGTAGTTCTTGCCATTATGATTAAGATGAATAAATTAGACTGAGGACAATAAATTCTGTCAGTTCCCTGTTTGTTACTGGTGACTTCGGCATTTAAAGTTGGATTAATGGAGTATGATTTGAATTCTCACGTTCTGTAACCCATTAAGAAGTATTATAACTTGGATTGCTGCTGGAAGATCAATCTGGTTTTGTTTGTTACTTgacaaaatagtttcaagttcATATTCTGAGGGTTGGAATTCATGGAAGAACCAGATAACTTTCTATTACcatgtctctctctctctctctatttaAGAAACAAGGAAAATGACACATTATCCAAACTATATACAGAAaacatgtatgtatatatgttttCCGTAACAATTTGTTTGGTTTGATGATATTTTGGATTCGCTCAAATGGGTATGTGAAGTTGTGCTGCTATCAGCTGAAGTTTTAACTTTTAACTGATTCTTCTTGGTGGCAGGCTTTGGATCATGTCATTGCAGAATCAAGGCAGCATGGGATAAGACTTCTCCTTAGCTTAGTCAACAACTTGCAAGCATACGGTGGGAAGACTCAGTATGTGAAGTGGGCATGGCAAGACGGTGTTGGTTTAAGCTCTTCTAATGATTCCTTCTTCTATGATCCATCGATAcgcatttattttaaaaattatattaaggTACATTCCATGTATATCAATGAGTTTGTCCAGTATGCTTCATAACATTGATGGTTTGGGTATTCATTTTGAACTATGCTGTGgattcttagtttattgatccAATAGCTATTTGTCGTCGTATAAGGCATTAGTTCTCTGGACCAAACAAAAATTCTTATCCTCGTCTTTGTGGATCTTACATTGCTACCTTATGATGTTTCGTGGTTCTAATGTGCACTATATTTTTCAGACTGTCCTGACAAGAAAGAACTCTATCACTGGAattgaatatagagatgatcCCACCATCTTTGGATGGGAATTGATTAATGAGCCACGTTGCATGACCGATGCTTCAGGCGATACACTACAAGTAAGTTTTAAGACTTTGATTCTTCTGATTTCTGAAAGTTGAAACAAATGGACTCTTGGTTTAAATCTTCATACTCCTAAGGTCAATTAAGTTGTAAGATTTTCATTCTTTCTTGCGCCTTGATGTTAAACCAAATGAATACTGAACCTCATTGAACATATTGTTCTCCAGTTTGAGTCTTTTGAttgctcaattttgattttagcttGGAATTCTTTACTCAACTTCTCTGTCTTTCAATCTTTGCCGTGTGAAAGTTATGAGCTTCCTGCATGGTATTTCTCAACCTCAACTTTTCTTCAAGTTGAATTCTTTTAGGAAAATTACGTTTATTTTTCACCATGTTATAAGTGAATTTTACCAGAGTTAACTCAAGGTTTAAAAACGAACCTCCCAATGTGgaacaatatatttttatcagTAAATGGCAGAAGCAGTATTCTTGTATTAATTCATTTTGACCTTGTGCTTGATCCTTATATTTGTTTCTCGAGATTTTTGTACGGATGGCTCAATCCTAGAGACACTAATGTGGAATGACCCAAttctaaaaaatcaattataacCAACCTTATGTTGACGTCACAGAGCATTATCGCATTAGGGATGTCTCTCCCATCGTGAAATAGTTGGAGCCCTAATGCATTACTCATTTCAATCGCAATGTTTTTTTATTCAACGGTCGTCCATTTGGcgacaatttaaaaaaacatcGCGTTAGGGCTCCGACTATTTCGCGATGGGTGGGACGTCCCTGTCGCAAGGAGTTCTGAGCGGTAGAGTGCTCTGTGACATCGGCAGAAGATCGGTTTTTAGTAGATTACATGGGgttccatctcaaaaccaattgcCAATGAGAGGAGTAGCTCATCTATTTTCTTAAGAGGATGAGGTCCCATTTTTCCAATATGAAATCCCCAACcgttccccccccccccaaaaaaaaaagaaagattgtTTCTATATCTATGCATAAGCTTATTTTGAGGAATAAAATTGTAGGAATGGATTGAAGAAATGACAGCTTACATTAAATCGATTGACAAGAAACATCTACTGACTGTTGGGTTGGAAGGATTTTATGGTCCAAATAGCCGCAAGAAGTCTACTGTGAACCCGGAAGAGTGGGCATCAAGACTTGGATCTGATTTCATCCGTAATTCTGAGATCCCAAATGTAGATTTTGCCTCTGTTCATATCTACCCCGACCATTGGTAAGCATTGATGAACCCCAGTTGCAAACTTGGATGGCAGTAATCAATGATTCTAGTCATGCATATGCTCTTAAACcaattatttatataacaaaattaacATTCTATGTCAATTAGGTTCCATGATCAAGATTTTGAAGATGAACTGAAGTTTGTTTCCAAGTGGATGCTTTCTCATATTGAAGATGGTGATATAGAGATGAAGAAGCCAGTCATGTTTACTGAATTTGGACTGTCAGATCTGAACAAAGGCTTCACTCCAGCTCAACGAGATAGATTTTACAAAACTGTTTATGACGTCATTTACAAATCTGCCAAGAGGAAGCGATCGGGAGCTGGCTCTTTAGCATGGCAGTTCCTTGTCGAAGGAATGGAAGAGAGTAACGATGATTTTGGGATCGTTCCGTGGGAAAGACAATCGATATATCAGCTTATTATAGAGCAATCATGCAGGTTGGCTAGAATTGGTGGAGACGCCCAACAGCTAAAAGCATTGAAGTATGTGTGTGCTCAGAGATGGTGATCTTCATATCTTATTTGAGAGAATTCAATTTGTTCACTTGTTGCTATATTCTGCCTCTCTgccctttgtttcttttgttgaTACATATTCAGAATAGATTAGTTAGTTTAACATATAGTATTGAGTTTCACATGAACTGGTACAAGCTGTAATGTTTTTTGAGCAAATATATAAGTCataaattctattttattttacttttcaagTCCTCTCCAAAGCTGCAATTGCCTACTAGTATGCATCTAAATTATTAGTCCATAATGTGAGTGTCTTGCTTCTTAGCAAACCTCTCTAGCTACAGAGGTTCGGAAGCTTGAAGTCGTGTCTGCCATTGACTTCGTTAGTTCAAGTCCACAAGAGACGAGTTTGAAGACCAAGACGTAAGTTAGACATCATTGTAATGCTAACAACATCAAAGCTAATTTGCCTACGAGGATTCTGAGGAATTCTTATGTTATCTGGGGATGGTAGAACCATCTTACTAACATGAACTTGTAAATCagtaaaaggaaaaatgttggCGAATTTCAAGATTAAAAGAATATATGTATATCTATGTGGGCTGCTTTTAAgttattcaaaacaaaaaatcaataaaaaaacgTTTTAAATCAGAAATTGTGAATGTTTTTCTCATGGTAAAAAATGGACCATCTTGTCCACCAATTTCATAAAATTGGTATTAAATAACTCAACTTCATTATTGTGTATTATTGAAGTTTATCATCTctccttttctattttatacATATATCGAAAAATTTCAGTTTACAACTTTATACTGCAAACACAGATTTTTTAACTACATATTAAATCTAAATTTCATAACTCAACTCCGTGTCCAAACTTCACGATGAAATGGTAATGTTGATTCTTTGGAACTCATGTAAtctaaaataactattatttacAAGTTGGCCAAGATGAAAATGGAAAGTGTTCCAACGACAGCAGATGTCAGGATTGGCTGCAAAAAATGAATGTATAAACTCAATAAGTAGAAGTATAAGGCTATGGAAAGCTACAAGCATTGTTCATTTTTACATCAACAAATAACTGCAAATGCGAAAGAAAGAATGTCAATAACTCGAGCAATAATCGGATCAGACAAATCTATTACAACGGATTCTTCTGTGGGAGGATATAATACATAAAACTTCCCCCAAAATTACCAACAAATTTACCTATGAGAAGCTGATCCGTACACAAATTTGAAACGTGAATCAAATATAATCACAAGTAGGAGAGTTCACATCTGCCTCAGACTATGCAAAGCGATTCTGGATAAAAGCACGAACACTGGCGACTAAATTGTATGATTTCTCTACATCTGATGCTGACGTTTTAACCCTGAAATGAATGACAACTTTTTATTATCAGTTACCATTTCAAAGAAACTGACCAAACTGAATAGAGATGGTATTGCAAACATTGGAGATAAAGCAATTACCTCAATCTTGATCAACCTTGGATTTTTTTCCAGTAACAATCTGGAATATTCGAAGGCCTCTACTGAAAGCTTCATTGAATAAGATCCTCGTCTGCATCGACTGAAACCCAGGTAACCATGATAGAACTGCCACGGGAATCATGACGATCACTccgaacaatatatcatagaaTCGTGCCACAGCAATAACAATGTCCCAGAGTATGGTCGAATGGAGGAAGGGACGGAGTACTTGAGCAATCAACAGTAATCCCCATCCCGTGGGAAGAAACGCCAGCAAACTAGTGAATATATCTCTGAATTTGAATGATGTGAATTCAAGCAAGGCAACTATAACGACTATTGCAAGTATAATAATCAGGAATTGGACAAGCCGATAGTAGATGTGCTCTTTTGCAGCATATTTGTCCCGAGCATATGCTACAACGACATAAGTTGCCAAGGCCACAAACACGCATATCCAAGACAGCAGGTAAACAGCAATACTCGTACTGCCAGCAGAAATTCCAAGCTGATATACAATACCATACTGGAAAAAGAAGAATCTGAGGTCAAGGATCACCTCCAGCACCTTTCCCCAAAACCCAGTTGTCTTTAAATGATCCTGCTCTTCATACCACCATCTTTCCCAACTCTGTTCAGCTTTTGCAAATATGCTGCCACGATACCATATCCAGTTCATGAACTCATCAAAGTCATATACAGTCTTCAACCAATCAAAACCAGAAGGATTGAATACAAACGGGGCCATCAACCATGAAATTACGAGGAACCAACTCGTGAAGGTCATGGCAATATAAACAAATGTGTCAGAAGATACTGCACTGTGTGATGCATAAACAGTAAGGATCAAACCAAGTTCAATTGCTTTAATGAAATGGCTACGAGCATAAAGCCTATAGTTTTCCGCAAAACTCTTGTGCTGCACGACAAAACCACGGCCTGTAGCCCGATATTTTGCACCTCCATGAAGAATTGTTCTTCCAAAATAATGAGCACGAGTTCCCATCGAAAATGTGTAGAATATAGATGAGAGCTGGAGTTGCATGGTCAAAAAATCCCAGATTGATTGAAGGAAGCCTTGTTCAAGCGAATTCTCTACTATCATTGGCAGTGCAGTGAAAAGACCAAGTTGAATGATGAACTGCTGGTTCAATATTGTAGCAAGTGCCCCATTATTAGATTCGCTAGCAATACTATTTTCAATGCCACTAAGAGCAAGATAAAGTCGCCCCCATAAGAATGCATATACAGTTAAAGTTACCATCATTGTGTTGAAAAAGAATCCAACAGTAGTGTAAAAGAATGATAGCATACGGAAGAAGTCGAGCCTGTGACCCAACCTGTATACATCTCTACTAAGAATTTGCTCCCCATTTCCACTAGCAACCTTGGCTTCAAACATGGAAACCTGATTCAATCCAACATCCCTCCCCTTGCCTACTTGGATGTATTCATGGTGTGTAACATTTCCTCCACGCAGCGTACAGTTAAAGCCAGCAAATATGTCCTCACTGATGTTGATTACTCTGGATGCTTTACTAATTCCACCTCTAGTCAAGAACCAAAAACGATCAAACACATCTGGATGACCATAATGCATACGAATTTTTAATGGGTTAGCTAGAACCCGCTGACCCAATGTGACaaaactagtttcctgagcTGACATAAACCAAGCAAGTGATGAAACAGAACCAGTAAAAATATGCTCTCGAACTCCCAGGATAGTGGGCTTCCTAATTCCATAATTGTGCCTATATTCTTCCAAGAGATTTCTCATTTTGAGTGCCTCCTCAAAATAATTATCTTGGTTCATATCAATTGTTTGTACTGCATCACCACGTGTAAAGATAATAGCATGATTTTGGTTCTCCGGCTTACCCTCTCCAAGCTTCAGGGGACCAGGCAACTTTATCCTGTAAATCTCCACTTCCTTCTCTAGCTGATGATCATATTTTACCAGAACCGAGTAGTACTCTTTCTCTTCTCTCCCAGTAGAAACCTCATCAACATAGGCAACTCGCAGGGCCTCATTGGTTttcatcaaatataaaatttcctCAGCATGAGGATCTTTTTTGGCCTTTTGGGTCCCGTAGATCTGACAGGCAACCACGTAAGTATATTTCATCAAAGCAGTCCCATACTCATGGCCTTTAAAAAGCAAACTTACTGAACTGCCCTTTCTACTTAAGCTCCTAGACGGACTTGACCTATCTGAGGCACTACCATCAATACTACCTTCTCGTCTCATAGAATTAAGTTCTTGTGATCCTTCCCTAATGTCCATCTCAGAAGCAGAATCCAAATATGCCAGCATTTTGAGAGCTCGATAATAATACATCATTCCTCTCACAGTTCGGGTTAGTGTCTGACCCCTGAATGATGCCCAGAGCCTAAGATCTCTTAGCTTGGTTGTCCAAATTTCACTGTCTTTCACCATCCCTTCACGGTGCATACGTTCCAGGAAATTTTTCCATTCATCAACATAAATTGTCTGAAGATAATAGAGAATTgagattccatcttcattttcagTACGAAGCTGTTCTTTGCTGTATAATACTTCTTCGCTATAATAGGGGGTCAGAACACTGAAAGCCATCATTTTCTCAACTTGAGGAGCATGAGGAATGTTCATGAATAAGGAGTTACTGAAAAAAGCAAGTCGGCGCCTTGCCTCAAGATTTATTGGTATGTTATGCATAGAGTCCCGAGACGTAAGAATGGTATGCAAACGGCGAACCTGGCGGTAAAAGCTCTCATTACTAGCATCAGGAAACTTAACAGCATTTTCAAAAAGGAGCCCAGTTGTTGAAGTTGAGTTACGGAGAGCCAATCCATCAATTATTAGTTGATCACCTGTTCGCTTCTCCTTGAAGAAGTCTCGAGTGGAAATTTCATAAAGGGCCTGTAGAGTGTTCACAACTTGGTTAGTGTCTTTCTTAGGTTTGTTCAATAGTTCAGCAAGTTTGATCAACTTGGAATGGAGCTCTGGTAATGCATTCATATTGAATGTTTTTGTGAACTTCTCAATCTCGATAGAGTGATCAATCTCTTGGAACAAAACTGTCATAATTGATTTCTCTTCACTATTATGCTTAAGAATCTGGAGTAGCAAATGCTTAATGGATTCATAAGCTTCAATGACTGCACAGCGTCTATACTCATTCTTGCATATCTTATGCCAGAGCCATTTGTCAGGAGCATCTACTAATTCTTTGGCCTGACTGAGTGCAAGCAATAGCTCATTGCAGAGAAGGAAACATGGCCAGCGAATAACTTTAATATTCCAAGAATTTTGGGGCAACTCCAATAGCTCAACCTCACGATCAGAGATAATATCTTCTTCCCTGAAAATGGTTATTATCTCATTCCATATTATAGCAAACTTAGTTGCCTCAACCTGATTAGATTCAAGCTTCTTATAAGAGTGGCCAAGACCATATCTAAGCTTCAACCGATGAATAGCATCTTTAAACTTGCTCTTCAGTGTCCCCCTGGCATTCAGAAGTTGCTCTTCAGGCATTAGATTAAATTGAATGGCACTGGCAAAGAACTGGAACCTCAGCCTCAACTGTGGCATATTCCGTATTTCACCCAAGTGGTCAAACAACCCAACAGCTGCCCCAACAAAAGAGGAGTAGATTGAATACCAAATCTGCAAATCCATGAGGTAGATCAAGACAACAGGAAGCCAAAGTAATACGACAGCAAATCTGTTACTCCCCCTAAAGAACTGATGCCACTCGTAGGTCACATCCCCCAAATTCAACAGTGCTCTCGTCGGACCCATCATGGGCTTGATCTGCAGAAAATAACTGAAGGCGAATTTTGTAGCAAGCACCAGAATCCAGAACAAGCTGTACTTAATATTGTCCACTAGGCCTTCCCTCAACCCACGGCCAACAAAAGTCCTGCTCTGAAACCACCAGGACAACATATAAAAGATCTTCCAGTTGGTCTCTTCCATAAAATTTCTAATCCATGGAAGGATAAAAAGAGCCAACGCCAAAACCTCTGGAGCAATAAAAACGCCTGCTGCAATAAGAAAATTGCCGACGTCCTTGTTAGCCTGAGTAGACCAAACTCTATCTCGGCTCCTCTGCGACCAAATCCTCACATAAAACACCACGAACAGAATAGTCCATGCTGCAGCAACAATGGATTTCATTATCATTCTCACTCCAAGTCCCAAAGTTTCCCTTGAAACCAAACTATACTGCATCGCTGCATCAAGCAATGACTTCAGAAACCTCAAGCCACTCCAAGTGAAAAACACAGATAAAAGCTTAATTTGGACATCTCGCTCCCTCAACGAAAACCATGGCTGCCTCCCGTCCCATGCAACAATAATTGCAGCCTGGAGAAATAGAATTAACATTACCCATAGACGATCAAAACTTCGAAACAAGTTCCAAAAAGACCTCTGCTCAACAAACCCAGTCTTCCCTACATGCCTACTCCTGCTAGAAGTCACAAAGAAGTTACTACCCACATCAATGGGCCATTTGAGTTTCTGAAAACACCTCTTACTCCAAAAATATTCGTTAATGTCGTCATAGTTCCTCCAAACACGATGTGGGGCAGTACCATTTTTGCTACTCTCAACCTCAGCTTTTATGGTCTCGTAAATGGGTTTAACAACACAATTTAGGTAAGCATTTTCGCCCGATATAGAGGGCAATATAGGCTGTCCGGTATTCTCATCAATATAATCCTCCAAAATCTTATTCAGTTCCATGGCCATGTGATggaaaatataacaaatacaTTCAGGAACGAAGCGTAAATTAGCGGACTCACCCCATATCAGCAAGTACAACGAAACATAAAGCAATTCGCGGCGCTGATCCGCCTCCCGACGATCCGAGATCCAAATGTTGGACTTCTTCCCCAAGTAGGAGCACCAATTGGTGTAATTCTTCAACAGCTTCTTCCTGAAACGCCGTAAAACGGTAGCGTCGAGGGTATCGATATTGTCAGGAGGAGGGGTTAAGCGCATCTGAGCATTAGCCAAATGAAGCACAAGATGCTCCCGTTGATTCCGAACGTTATCCTTCTGAAACCCAAAGAAGAGGGCGAGCCAATCGAGAATATCCATGTGATCGAGCCATTGAACATACGGCGGCTTCCGGAGGTTACCCACTGCTCGTAGGGCAGCAGTGGCAGCACGAACCTCGGGAAAACGAAGGGAAGGGTGGTCAGCAAGGAGATTGTGGATGGGTATTATATTGTAGGGTTCGTTTTCGTCCGGCGGACCAGGGCGCGGCGGCGGAGGGCGGTGGCGAGTACTCATGACATGAAAATCAAGGTTAGATTGAAGAAAACGAGTGATGTGATTGTAAAAAGCTTCAGATTTCGTCGAACCGGAGAGGTTTTAGAAGAGAGAGAAGCCAGAAGGCGGAGTAGAGAGATAAAGGTGAATAGCAGAAGACAGAGTAGCGCATTGGGAAAATGGAGAAGCCAGAAGGAGAAGACGAGTCCTGGTTTCCGCGTTGCCGTTTTGTTCATCTCATGTAGTCGTTTCGTGTGATTTTCCTTCAATATCAACTTGGAAATATCTAAAATTAGTGTTTTCTTTaccattttgaaaaataaaattaccaCCCCTACCTCAATTCACATATACTATCAAttttgaagtttggttcaaaaattcaaacatcttttttttttcatgataaGAGATCAAACTTTAATTTAGAATCCGAATTCGACACTTGATAACCTCGATATTCTCTTATATCTCCTATAACCTGACAACATCGGATTCTTTTAGCATACTCTATCTTCACTTACATACTTCTGAAGAAAAGGTCATCTAACATAAAATTTCTATGATTAAGCCACCAAAAAGAAATATTCATTTTGCTTATATAGATAGtgactttcaattcttttaagacTTTCTTAgccatactttcatatcttcaAGATCTTTCTCATTTAAATGTGATCTCGGTTCATTCATATCCCCACCTAAGTTTTGAATGTTACAATCATAGTGTCATTAGATATCGTACATGACAATgacttcttttaatttaataatatgggGTGAACGATTTAAACCTCtaacattttattaaaaatatatattttatgtcatATACATTGAGTTATGCTTGTGTAGCGTTGACAATGATTTTAATTAGACGTAGAATTGAAAATAAAGTTAGAGTATGTGGGGCTCATCCATCTTGATTCTCATTTCTATCATGTaagtttttttcctttaaataatCCAAgttaaatatatcaaaatgaGCTTAGTTTGATTGATATAAAGTACGTaattttatactatattttatatgGGATTCGAGTTTCCCATCTTatattaaagggaaaaaaaaattacgtattttttttgtattttctttacTGTCATTTTGAAACGATTAAAGATCACCTGCTATTTTCCACGGTAATTCTAATTTATTGGCAAAGAGGCGAAGAAATGGAGAAGCTTGTGAcccaaagaaatgaaagaatcgGTTACATTTTAGTGTAGTCTATATCTTTTGGtccaatcatttttttatttatagatCTTTAATATATGACAAAGGAATGAGTAAAACTAGACAGTTAACATATAACTTAAAATAGATTTTTGCTTCTTCAGTTTTACTCTTCCTCTGTTTGctgtttaaaaaattatatgttatttttta from Benincasa hispida cultivar B227 chromosome 10, ASM972705v1, whole genome shotgun sequence carries:
- the LOC120088688 gene encoding mannan endo-1,4-beta-mannosidase 2-like, producing the protein MAGNGLFYPILGFASCLAFIYLSFGDFRIGDTKVIPIVNFVERNGTQFMLNGKAFYINGWNSYWFMDHAVEEYRKPRIRAMLQAARKMGLTVCRTWAFNDGGYNALQVSPGRFNERVFKALDHVIAESRQHGIRLLLSLVNNLQAYGGKTQYVKWAWQDGVGLSSSNDSFFYDPSIRIYFKNYIKTVLTRKNSITGIEYRDDPTIFGWELINEPRCMTDASGDTLQEWIEEMTAYIKSIDKKHLLTVGLEGFYGPNSRKKSTVNPEEWASRLGSDFIRNSEIPNVDFASVHIYPDHWFHDQDFEDELKFVSKWMLSHIEDGDIEMKKPVMFTEFGLSDLNKGFTPAQRDRFYKTVYDVIYKSAKRKRSGAGSLAWQFLVEGMEESNDDFGIVPWERQSIYQLIIEQSCRLARIGGDAQQLKALKYVCAQRW
- the LOC120088553 gene encoding callose synthase 12-like, whose product is MSTRHRPPPPRPGPPDENEPYNIIPIHNLLADHPSLRFPEVRAATAALRAVGNLRKPPYVQWLDHMDILDWLALFFGFQKDNVRNQREHLVLHLANAQMRLTPPPDNIDTLDATVLRRFRKKLLKNYTNWCSYLGKKSNIWISDRREADQRRELLYVSLYLLIWGESANLRFVPECICYIFHHMAMELNKILEDYIDENTGQPILPSISGENAYLNCVVKPIYETIKAEVESSKNGTAPHRVWRNYDDINEYFWSKRCFQKLKWPIDVGSNFFVTSSRSRHVGKTGFVEQRSFWNLFRSFDRLWVMLILFLQAAIIVAWDGRQPWFSLRERDVQIKLLSVFFTWSGLRFLKSLLDAAMQYSLVSRETLGLGVRMIMKSIVAAAWTILFVVFYVRIWSQRSRDRVWSTQANKDVGNFLIAAGVFIAPEVLALALFILPWIRNFMEETNWKIFYMLSWWFQSRTFVGRGLREGLVDNIKYSLFWILVLATKFAFSYFLQIKPMMGPTRALLNLGDVTYEWHQFFRGSNRFAVVLLWLPVVLIYLMDLQIWYSIYSSFVGAAVGLFDHLGEIRNMPQLRLRFQFFASAIQFNLMPEEQLLNARGTLKSKFKDAIHRLKLRYGLGHSYKKLESNQVEATKFAIIWNEIITIFREEDIISDREVELLELPQNSWNIKVIRWPCFLLCNELLLALSQAKELVDAPDKWLWHKICKNEYRRCAVIEAYESIKHLLLQILKHNSEEKSIMTVLFQEIDHSIEIEKFTKTFNMNALPELHSKLIKLAELLNKPKKDTNQVVNTLQALYEISTRDFFKEKRTGDQLIIDGLALRNSTSTTGLLFENAVKFPDASNESFYRQVRRLHTILTSRDSMHNIPINLEARRRLAFFSNSLFMNIPHAPQVEKMMAFSVLTPYYSEEVLYSKEQLRTENEDGISILYYLQTIYVDEWKNFLERMHREGMVKDSEIWTTKLRDLRLWASFRGQTLTRTVRGMMYYYRALKMLAYLDSASEMDIREGSQELNSMRREGSIDGSASDRSSPSRSLSRKGSSVSLLFKGHEYGTALMKYTYVVACQIYGTQKAKKDPHAEEILYLMKTNEALRVAYVDEVSTGREEKEYYSVLVKYDHQLEKEVEIYRIKLPGPLKLGEGKPENQNHAIIFTRGDAVQTIDMNQDNYFEEALKMRNLLEEYRHNYGIRKPTILGVREHIFTGSVSSLAWFMSAQETSFVTLGQRVLANPLKIRMHYGHPDVFDRFWFLTRGGISKASRVINISEDIFAGFNCTLRGGNVTHHEYIQVGKGRDVGLNQVSMFEAKVASGNGEQILSRDVYRLGHRLDFFRMLSFFYTTVGFFFNTMMVTLTVYAFLWGRLYLALSGIENSIASESNNGALATILNQQFIIQLGLFTALPMIVENSLEQGFLQSIWDFLTMQLQLSSIFYTFSMGTRAHYFGRTILHGGAKYRATGRGFVVQHKSFAENYRLYARSHFIKAIELGLILTVYASHSAVSSDTFVYIAMTFTSWFLVISWLMAPFVFNPSGFDWLKTVYDFDEFMNWIWYRGSIFAKAEQSWERWWYEEQDHLKTTGFWGKVLEVILDLRFFFFQYGIVYQLGISAGSTSIAVYLLSWICVFVALATYVVVAYARDKYAAKEHIYYRLVQFLIIILAIVVIVALLEFTSFKFRDIFTSLLAFLPTGWGLLLIAQVLRPFLHSTILWDIVIAVARFYDILFGVIVMIPVAVLSWLPGFQSMQTRILFNEAFSRGLRIFQIVTGKKSKVDQD